In a single window of the Sorangium aterium genome:
- a CDS encoding PPC domain-containing protein: MTGDSKLQSGGAGQKHQPVGASCSCDADCDGEAAVCMLGICMQRAAGLCTAPNSEQGCAPGSRCFNTDILSDSGVCYPLYDPATCDGVQNRHGLCSPRRGDGCNAACGAACAEDTVGAGEVGAACDDEEACSLRGGTCYRDEDPSSPNGWVEGYCLAFDCESDDQCGPGAGCFPAAEGGSPVCMNTCGSDLDCRPGYVCHTVDGEGRSACYAGCDAASTCPEGTTCLGELCVSDEVACSPDVPSGWCPEGSSCDGGECRKGPSGCGAEGDALEPNDDLGAAATAPTGVTNELTLCEGDEDWFKIVVPERTIVRVGIRFRQAAGDIDLVVYDGVGRLLGSRDGAQYPYSYRDQETDTEFYGFYSERGGAEYFVRVVGHDGAQNTYGLDVTSTPYVDGPSCVDAGFSFDECAGFGEGGGGLLPFPFPDPDDSVVGGGYVWETFSNYRFARRELIMLVRDALAETMRAFPGTTPLSLIDVCQMNGVTPGYDVDSPRHPQSTHDQGGNIDIAYFQTDGSNDGQIICGDGSKHEDGYCSSAAKRKHIVDLEREAFFMARLFRSPRTRVVGVDKVIAPFLSRTAARLNALPARDRRKITDDELASFSDRMAYGEGWPYHHHHIHLSMDWWPRDAAAGGTPEASFAAPPAIHRSPALAAGQRMVWPPLPDHGRAVND, from the coding sequence TTGACGGGCGACAGTAAGCTGCAGAGCGGCGGAGCGGGCCAGAAGCACCAGCCCGTCGGCGCGAGCTGCAGCTGCGATGCGGACTGCGACGGCGAGGCGGCCGTCTGCATGCTCGGCATCTGCATGCAGCGCGCGGCGGGGCTGTGTACGGCGCCGAACAGCGAGCAGGGCTGCGCGCCCGGCTCTCGCTGCTTCAACACGGACATCCTCTCCGACTCGGGGGTGTGTTACCCCCTCTATGATCCAGCGACCTGCGATGGCGTGCAGAACCGTCATGGCCTGTGCTCTCCTCGGCGCGGCGACGGGTGCAACGCGGCCTGCGGCGCGGCGTGCGCGGAGGATACGGTCGGCGCCGGGGAGGTCGGCGCGGCCTGCGACGACGAGGAGGCGTGCTCGCTGCGCGGCGGGACCTGTTATCGCGACGAGGACCCCTCGTCGCCGAACGGCTGGGTGGAGGGGTACTGCCTCGCCTTCGACTGCGAGAGCGACGACCAGTGCGGGCCGGGCGCGGGCTGCTTCCCCGCGGCGGAGGGCGGCTCGCCCGTGTGCATGAACACCTGCGGCAGCGATCTCGACTGCCGGCCTGGCTACGTGTGTCACACCGTCGACGGCGAGGGCAGGTCGGCCTGCTACGCTGGCTGCGACGCCGCGTCGACCTGCCCGGAGGGCACGACCTGCCTCGGGGAGCTCTGCGTATCGGACGAGGTCGCGTGCTCACCCGACGTCCCGTCCGGCTGGTGCCCGGAGGGCAGCTCCTGCGATGGCGGCGAGTGCCGCAAGGGCCCTTCCGGCTGCGGCGCCGAGGGCGACGCCCTCGAGCCCAACGACGACCTGGGAGCAGCGGCGACCGCGCCTACGGGCGTCACGAACGAGCTCACCCTCTGCGAGGGGGACGAGGACTGGTTCAAGATCGTCGTGCCGGAGCGGACCATCGTCCGCGTGGGCATCCGGTTCCGTCAGGCCGCGGGGGACATCGATCTGGTGGTCTATGACGGCGTGGGCCGCCTGCTCGGCTCGCGCGACGGCGCGCAGTACCCGTACTCGTACCGCGATCAAGAGACGGACACCGAGTTCTATGGATTCTACTCCGAGCGGGGTGGCGCCGAGTACTTCGTCCGGGTCGTCGGCCATGACGGCGCGCAGAACACCTATGGCCTGGACGTGACATCGACTCCGTATGTCGATGGCCCGAGCTGCGTGGACGCCGGCTTCTCGTTCGACGAGTGCGCCGGCTTCGGCGAGGGCGGCGGCGGGCTCTTGCCGTTCCCGTTCCCCGATCCCGACGACTCGGTGGTCGGCGGCGGTTACGTCTGGGAGACGTTCAGCAATTACCGCTTTGCCAGGCGCGAGCTCATCATGCTCGTCCGGGACGCCCTCGCCGAGACGATGCGGGCGTTCCCGGGCACGACGCCGCTCTCGCTGATCGACGTCTGCCAGATGAACGGCGTCACGCCCGGCTACGACGTCGACAGCCCGCGTCACCCCCAGTCGACGCACGACCAGGGTGGCAACATCGACATCGCCTATTTCCAGACCGACGGATCGAATGATGGGCAGATCATCTGCGGAGACGGGTCGAAGCACGAGGACGGGTACTGCTCTTCGGCGGCGAAGCGGAAGCACATCGTCGACCTCGAGCGGGAGGCGTTCTTCATGGCCCGGCTGTTCCGCTCGCCCCGCACGCGCGTCGTCGGCGTGGACAAGGTGATCGCGCCGTTCCTCTCGAGGACGGCGGCCAGGCTGAACGCTCTTCCGGCCCGGGATCGGCGGAAGATCACCGACGACGAGCTCGCGAGCTTCTCGGACCGGATGGCGTACGGCGAGGGGTGGCCATATCACCATCACCACATCCACCTCAGCATGGACTGGTGGCCGAGGGACGCCGCGGCCGGCGGCACGCCGGAGGCGTCGTTCGCGGCGCCGCCCGCCATCCATCGTTCGCCCGCGCTCGCGGCCGGGCAGCGGATGGTGTGGCCACCGCTGCCCGATCATGGTCGTGCGGTGAACGACTAG